The proteins below come from a single Hyperolius riggenbachi isolate aHypRig1 chromosome 8, aHypRig1.pri, whole genome shotgun sequence genomic window:
- the LOC137528134 gene encoding uncharacterized protein, producing the protein MDKARVIFTLLSLCATAYRATTASKNLGMIPKMNVANLPQENARDATNQTLAIAMNFEVVLSDDQIGKTVIVSSEIVPGVDQFQLKITAMQNESVCSYTSCPVPKLAVLVFASINHKTYSYSSTVTGQTLGLNTDLVGGVNVFPQDPEFTGSSTDTASVNVVFFYSHNDPVPKAWINVNSSSAFHLHIESTTTAVSTPFPVTPPSAVFTPAPDVPSYIDMTVQVFVPNSQTGKSVLVSSPISINDDKIQMKVLATKNETLCYNTTISCPEPELVFWIFALINLKTFTYSAAVIGQTLRLNIDLSNGLKVYPQNPQFTASATDTVSIEVNVIYNPSHGLPSLNKPANDATSVNLNIKTTVFASTTTTTTQTPRNSGPSHLDCGPLQKTVMLVLLLVLLLN; encoded by the exons ATGGACAAAGCACGGGTGATCTTCACTCTTCTCAGCTTGTGTGCAACGG CCTATCGGGCCACCACAGCCAGTAAGAATCTTGGTATGATACCAAAGATGAACGTGGCTAATCTACCCCAGGAGAATGCAAGGGATGCAACTAACCAGACTCTGGCAATTGCAATGAACTTTGAAGTGGTTTTATCAGATGATCAGATTGGAAAAACTGTAATTGTGTCATCGGAGATAGTGCCTGGGGTGGACCAGTTCCAACTGAAAATAACAGCCATGCAGAATGAATCCGTCTGTAgctacacttcctgtcctgttccCAAACTGGCTGTGCTGGTGTTTGCCTCCATAAACCACAAGACCTACAGCTACTCCTCAACCGTCACGGGGCAAACCCTAGGACTGAACACGGATTTAGTTGGTGGAGTGAATGTCTTCCCTCAGGATCCTGAATTCACAGGTAGCTCAACAGACACGGCCTCAGTcaatgttgtgtttttttatagTCACAATGATCCGGTTCCTAAGGCTTGGATAAATGTTAACTCCTCCTCCGCGTTTCACCTGCATATTGAAAGTACCACCACTGCTGTCAGTACCCCGTTTCCTGTTACTCCTCCTTCTGCAGTATTTACCCCTGCACCCGATGTACCATCTTACATTGACATGACTGTCCAGGTGTTTGTACCAAACTCTCAGACTGGAAAAAGCGTCCTGGTGTCATCGCCAATAAGCATTAACGATGATAAAATCCAAATGAAAGTTTTAGCCACTAAGAATGAAACTCTGTGCTATAACACAACCATTTCCTGTCCAGAGCCTGAGCTCGTCTTCTGGATCTTTGCACTGATCAACCTCAAGACCTTCACCTATTCTGCAGCTGTCATAGGGCAAACACTAAGACTGAACATAGACCTTTCTAACGGCCTGAAGGTCTATCCTCAAAACCCTCAATTCACTGCCAGTGCAACAGACACAGTCTCCATCGAAGTAAACGTCATTTACAATCCCAGCCATGGACTTCCTAGCCTTAATAAACCCGCCAATGATGCAACATCAGTCAACCTGAATATTAAGACAACTGTTTTTGCTTCTACTACTACAACTACAACACAAACACCACGTAACAGTGGACCCTCCCATTTGG ACTGTGGACCTCTGCAGAAAACTGTCATGCTGGTTCTACTTCTGGTGCTTCTACTCAACTGA